One region of Quercus lobata isolate SW786 chromosome 2, ValleyOak3.0 Primary Assembly, whole genome shotgun sequence genomic DNA includes:
- the LOC115976967 gene encoding VIN3-like protein 1 isoform X1: MKMDIEDKFLAKVSGVQSLSSSVQSTPEKNGHSDDASRSPELLQEFLKSGPKKELLRTCFDKERKNSSKSKMTELHKTTNKTIKKQDSRKTSSSSNNQSSKKQHRKGENPMRLPSSPQQSSDFGNLNSWICKNSACRAVLSIDDTFCKRCSCCICHLFDDNKDPSLWLVCTSEPGQGDSCGLSCHIECALQHEKVGVVDLGQLMQLDGSYCCAACGKVSGILGCWKKQLMIAKDARRVDVLCYRIYLSYRLLEGTSRFKELHEIVKDAKAKLETEVGLVNGISAKMARGIVSRLSIAGDVQKLCSLATEKADEWLAAVSNANPNCRDSLPAACKFFFEDVTSSSVVIILIELSNASSDDIKGYKLWYCKSREETHTKDPICVFPKAQRRIMISNLQPCTEYTFRIISYTDAGDLGHSEAKCFTNSVEILNKNSNLAVAMNRKKENPHIGGSSSSPKRELNNTTADGSSGFKVRDLGKILRLAWAQEQGCLDGFCSPEVEKCCEVTKVIKPESLEERSPFVSRGLDLNVVSVPDLNEELTPPFESSRDEDNGCTLQQAVEADDDAASHDLEKNGFARSHGSGDSQTWTHGPAVEVPAVDSRAEFCRNRAANSNEETHDCDSTLINGSPFRNPNGSCCLDESFEYCVKIIRLLECRGHIKQEFRLKLLTWFSLRSTEQERRVVNTFIQTLMDDPSSLAGQLVDTFSDVIYNKRQRNGFCSKLWH; this comes from the exons ATGAAAATGGACATAGAAGATAAATTTCTAGCTAAAG TTTCTGGTGTTCAGAGCCTTTCTTCCAGTGTGCAAAGCACCCCAGAGAAAAATGGGCACTCAGATGATGCTTCAAGAAGTCCAGAACTCCTCCAAGAGTTTCTGAAATCTGGTCCAAAGAAGGAACTTCTTCGAACATGTTTTGAtaaggaaaggaaaaactcaTCGAAAAGCAAAATGACTGAACTTCATAAGACTACTAACAAGACCATCAAGAAACAGGACTCAAGAAAAACTTCTTCTAGTTCAAACAATCAGTCTTCTAAAAAGCAACATCGGAAGGGGGAAAATCCCATGCGACTCCCATCATCTCCACAACAGTCTTCAGATTTTGGAAATTTGAACTCATGGATCTGTAAAAATTCTGCTTGTAGAGCTGTTCTATCCATAGATGACACATTTTGCAAGAGGTGCTCATGCTGTATCTGTCACCTATTTGATGACAATAAGGATCCTAGTCTTTGGTTGGTATGCACATCTGAACCTGGTCAGGGAGACTCCTGTGGGTTATCTTGTCACATTGAGTGTGCCCTTCAACATGAAAAAGTGGGGGTTGTTGATCTTGGGCAATTGATGCAGCTAGATGGTAGTTATTGCTGTGCTGCTTGTGGCAAAGTTTCAGGGATACTTGG TTGTTGGAAGAAGCAGCTAATGATAGCAAAGGATGCTCGCCGTGTTGATGTACTCTGTTATAGGATATACTTGAGTTACAGGCTCTTGGAAGGTACGTCCAGGTTTAAAGAACTGCATGAGATTGTAAAAGATGCAAAGGCTAAACTAGAAACTGAAGTGGGTCTAGTGAATGGCATATCTGCCAAGATGGCACGTGGCATTGTCAGCAGACTCTCTATTGCAGGTGACGTGCAGAAACTCTGCTCTCTTGCAACTGAGAAAGCAGATGAATGGCTGGCCGCTGTTTCAAATGCGAATCCAAATTGCAGAG ATTCACTTCCTGCTGCTTGCAAATTCTTTTTTGAAGATGTAACATCATCGTCTGTTGTGATTATCTTGATTGAACTGTCTAATGCATCATCTGATGATATTAAGGGCTACAAGCTCTGGTATTGCAAAAGTAGAGAAGAGACACACACAAAAGATCCCATTTGTGTATTTCCAAAAGCTCAGAGAAGGATTATGATCTCCAATCTGCAGCCCTGCACGGAATATACCTTTCGGATAATTTCATATACAGATGCTGGGGACTTGGGTCACTCTGAGGCCAAGTGTTTCACCAACAGTGTTGAGATACTTAACAAGAATTCCAATTTAGCAGTTGCCATGAACCGTAAGAAAGAGAATCCCCACATTGGAGGCAGTTCTTCTAGTCCCAAAAGGGAGCTCAATAATACAACAGCAGATGGTTCTTCTGGATTTAAGGTTCGAGACCTTGGAAAGATCCTGCGTCTTGCTTGGGCTCAAGAGCAAGGCTGCCTTGATGGGTTTTGCAGTCCAGAGGTGGAAAAATGCTGTGAAGTAACAAAAGTGATCAAGCCTGAATCTCTTGAAGAAAGGTCACCTTTTGTTTCGCGTGGGCTTGACTTGAATGTTGTTTCAGTGCCAGATTTGAATGAAGAGCTCACCCCTCCATTTGAGTCCTCCAGGGATGAAGATAATGGATGCACTTTGCAGCAGGCGGTTGAGGCAGATGATGACGCTGCTTCTCATGACTTAGAGAAGAATGGTTTCGCCAGATCACATGGAAGTGGCGACTCACAGACGTGGACACATGGGCCAGCTGTGGAAGTCCCAGCTGTTGATTCGCGGGCAGAGTTTTGCAGGAATAGGGCTGCAAACTCTAATGAAGAGACACATGATTGTGACAGCACTTTGATAAATGGGTCTCCATTCCGAAACCCCAATGGTTCATGTTGCTTAGATGAGAGCTTTGAGTACTGTGTGAAGATAATCCGACTGCTGGAATGCAGAGGTCACATTAAACAGGAATTTAGATTGAAATTGTTAACATGGTTTAGCTTGAGATCAACAGAACAAGAACGTAGGGTGGTCAACACATTCATTCAAACACTGATGGATGATCCGAGTAGCTTAGCAGGCCAGTTGGTTGACACCTTTTCAGATGTTATATACAACAAGAGGCAACGAAACGGATTCTGTAGTAAGCTGTGGCATTAA
- the LOC115976967 gene encoding VIN3-like protein 1 isoform X2: protein MKMDIEDKFLAKVSGVQSLSSSVQSTPEKNGHSDDASRSPELLQEFLKSGPKKELLRTCFDKERKNSSKSKMTELHKTTNKTIKKQDSRKTSSSSNNQSSKKQHRKGENPMRLPSSPQQSSDFGNLNSWICKNSACRAVLSIDDTFCKRCSCCICHLFDDNKDPSLWLVCTSEPGQGDSCGLSCHIECALQHEKVGVVDLGQLMQLDGSYCCAACGKVSGILGCWKKQLMIAKDARRVDVLCYRIYLSYRLLEGTSRFKELHEIVKDAKAKLETEVGLVNGISAKMARGIVSRLSIAGDVQKLCSLATEKADEWLAAVSNANPNCREDSLPAACKFFFEDVTSSSVVIILIELSNASSDDIKGYKLWYCKSREETHTKDPICVFPKAQRRIMISNLQPCTEYTFRIISYTDAGDLGHSEAKCFTNSVEILNKNSNLAVAMNRKKENPHIGGSSSSPKRELNNTTADGSSGFKVRDLGKILRLAWAQEQGCLDGFCSPEVEKCCEVTKVIKPESLEERSPFVSRGLDLNVVSVPDLNEELTPPFESSRDEDNGCTLQQAVEADDDAASHDLEKNGFARSHGSGDSQTWTHGPAVEVPAVDSRAEFCRNRAANSNEETHDCDSTLINGSPFRNPNGSCCLDESFEYCVKIIRLLECRGHIKQEFRLKLLTWFSLRSTEQERRVVNTFIQTLMDDPSSLAGQLVDTFSDVIYNKRQRNGFCSKLWH, encoded by the exons ATGAAAATGGACATAGAAGATAAATTTCTAGCTAAAG TTTCTGGTGTTCAGAGCCTTTCTTCCAGTGTGCAAAGCACCCCAGAGAAAAATGGGCACTCAGATGATGCTTCAAGAAGTCCAGAACTCCTCCAAGAGTTTCTGAAATCTGGTCCAAAGAAGGAACTTCTTCGAACATGTTTTGAtaaggaaaggaaaaactcaTCGAAAAGCAAAATGACTGAACTTCATAAGACTACTAACAAGACCATCAAGAAACAGGACTCAAGAAAAACTTCTTCTAGTTCAAACAATCAGTCTTCTAAAAAGCAACATCGGAAGGGGGAAAATCCCATGCGACTCCCATCATCTCCACAACAGTCTTCAGATTTTGGAAATTTGAACTCATGGATCTGTAAAAATTCTGCTTGTAGAGCTGTTCTATCCATAGATGACACATTTTGCAAGAGGTGCTCATGCTGTATCTGTCACCTATTTGATGACAATAAGGATCCTAGTCTTTGGTTGGTATGCACATCTGAACCTGGTCAGGGAGACTCCTGTGGGTTATCTTGTCACATTGAGTGTGCCCTTCAACATGAAAAAGTGGGGGTTGTTGATCTTGGGCAATTGATGCAGCTAGATGGTAGTTATTGCTGTGCTGCTTGTGGCAAAGTTTCAGGGATACTTGG TTGTTGGAAGAAGCAGCTAATGATAGCAAAGGATGCTCGCCGTGTTGATGTACTCTGTTATAGGATATACTTGAGTTACAGGCTCTTGGAAGGTACGTCCAGGTTTAAAGAACTGCATGAGATTGTAAAAGATGCAAAGGCTAAACTAGAAACTGAAGTGGGTCTAGTGAATGGCATATCTGCCAAGATGGCACGTGGCATTGTCAGCAGACTCTCTATTGCAGGTGACGTGCAGAAACTCTGCTCTCTTGCAACTGAGAAAGCAGATGAATGGCTGGCCGCTGTTTCAAATGCGAATCCAAATTGCAGAG AAGATTCACTTCCTGCTGCTTGCAAATTCTTTTTTGAAGATGTAACATCATCGTCTGTTGTGATTATCTTGATTGAACTGTCTAATGCATCATCTGATGATATTAAGGGCTACAAGCTCTGGTATTGCAAAAGTAGAGAAGAGACACACACAAAAGATCCCATTTGTGTATTTCCAAAAGCTCAGAGAAGGATTATGATCTCCAATCTGCAGCCCTGCACGGAATATACCTTTCGGATAATTTCATATACAGATGCTGGGGACTTGGGTCACTCTGAGGCCAAGTGTTTCACCAACAGTGTTGAGATACTTAACAAGAATTCCAATTTAGCAGTTGCCATGAACCGTAAGAAAGAGAATCCCCACATTGGAGGCAGTTCTTCTAGTCCCAAAAGGGAGCTCAATAATACAACAGCAGATGGTTCTTCTGGATTTAAGGTTCGAGACCTTGGAAAGATCCTGCGTCTTGCTTGGGCTCAAGAGCAAGGCTGCCTTGATGGGTTTTGCAGTCCAGAGGTGGAAAAATGCTGTGAAGTAACAAAAGTGATCAAGCCTGAATCTCTTGAAGAAAGGTCACCTTTTGTTTCGCGTGGGCTTGACTTGAATGTTGTTTCAGTGCCAGATTTGAATGAAGAGCTCACCCCTCCATTTGAGTCCTCCAGGGATGAAGATAATGGATGCACTTTGCAGCAGGCGGTTGAGGCAGATGATGACGCTGCTTCTCATGACTTAGAGAAGAATGGTTTCGCCAGATCACATGGAAGTGGCGACTCACAGACGTGGACACATGGGCCAGCTGTGGAAGTCCCAGCTGTTGATTCGCGGGCAGAGTTTTGCAGGAATAGGGCTGCAAACTCTAATGAAGAGACACATGATTGTGACAGCACTTTGATAAATGGGTCTCCATTCCGAAACCCCAATGGTTCATGTTGCTTAGATGAGAGCTTTGAGTACTGTGTGAAGATAATCCGACTGCTGGAATGCAGAGGTCACATTAAACAGGAATTTAGATTGAAATTGTTAACATGGTTTAGCTTGAGATCAACAGAACAAGAACGTAGGGTGGTCAACACATTCATTCAAACACTGATGGATGATCCGAGTAGCTTAGCAGGCCAGTTGGTTGACACCTTTTCAGATGTTATATACAACAAGAGGCAACGAAACGGATTCTGTAGTAAGCTGTGGCATTAA
- the LOC115976967 gene encoding VIN3-like protein 1 isoform X3 encodes MKMDIEDKFLAKVSGVQSLSSSVQSTPEKNGHSDDASRSPELLQEFLKSGPKKELLRTCFDKERKNSSKSKMTELHKTTNKTIKKQDSRKTSSSSNNQSSKKQHRKGENPMRLPSSPQQSSDFGNLNSWICKNSACRAVLSIDDTFCKRCSCCICHLFDDNKDPSLWLVCTSEPGQGDSCGLSCHIECALQHEKVGVVDLGQLMQLDGSYCCAACGKVSGILGCWKKQLMIAKDARRVDVLCYRIYLSYRLLEGTSRFKELHEIVKDAKAKLETEVGLVNGISAKMARGIVSRLSIAGDVQKLCSLATEKADEWLAAVSNANPNCREDSLPAACKFFFEDVTSSSVVIILIELSNASSDDIKGYKLWYCKSREETHTKDPICVFPKAQRRIMISNLQPCTEYTFRIISYTDAGDLGHSEAKCFTNSVEILNKNSNLAVAMNRKKENPHIGGSSSSPKRELNNTTADGSSGFKVRDLGKILRLAWAQEQGCLDGFCSPEVEKCCEVTKVIKPESLEERSPFVSRGLDLNVVSVPDLNEELTPPFESSRDEDNGCTLQQAVEADDDAASHDLEKNGFARSHGSGDSQTWTHGPAVEVPAVDSRAEFCRNRAANSNEETHDCDSTLINGSPFRNPNGSCCLDESFEYCVKIIRLLECRGHIKQEFRLKLLTWFSLRSTEQERRVVNTFIQTLMDDPSSLAGQLVDTFSDVIYNKRQRNGFCSIFS; translated from the exons ATGAAAATGGACATAGAAGATAAATTTCTAGCTAAAG TTTCTGGTGTTCAGAGCCTTTCTTCCAGTGTGCAAAGCACCCCAGAGAAAAATGGGCACTCAGATGATGCTTCAAGAAGTCCAGAACTCCTCCAAGAGTTTCTGAAATCTGGTCCAAAGAAGGAACTTCTTCGAACATGTTTTGAtaaggaaaggaaaaactcaTCGAAAAGCAAAATGACTGAACTTCATAAGACTACTAACAAGACCATCAAGAAACAGGACTCAAGAAAAACTTCTTCTAGTTCAAACAATCAGTCTTCTAAAAAGCAACATCGGAAGGGGGAAAATCCCATGCGACTCCCATCATCTCCACAACAGTCTTCAGATTTTGGAAATTTGAACTCATGGATCTGTAAAAATTCTGCTTGTAGAGCTGTTCTATCCATAGATGACACATTTTGCAAGAGGTGCTCATGCTGTATCTGTCACCTATTTGATGACAATAAGGATCCTAGTCTTTGGTTGGTATGCACATCTGAACCTGGTCAGGGAGACTCCTGTGGGTTATCTTGTCACATTGAGTGTGCCCTTCAACATGAAAAAGTGGGGGTTGTTGATCTTGGGCAATTGATGCAGCTAGATGGTAGTTATTGCTGTGCTGCTTGTGGCAAAGTTTCAGGGATACTTGG TTGTTGGAAGAAGCAGCTAATGATAGCAAAGGATGCTCGCCGTGTTGATGTACTCTGTTATAGGATATACTTGAGTTACAGGCTCTTGGAAGGTACGTCCAGGTTTAAAGAACTGCATGAGATTGTAAAAGATGCAAAGGCTAAACTAGAAACTGAAGTGGGTCTAGTGAATGGCATATCTGCCAAGATGGCACGTGGCATTGTCAGCAGACTCTCTATTGCAGGTGACGTGCAGAAACTCTGCTCTCTTGCAACTGAGAAAGCAGATGAATGGCTGGCCGCTGTTTCAAATGCGAATCCAAATTGCAGAG AAGATTCACTTCCTGCTGCTTGCAAATTCTTTTTTGAAGATGTAACATCATCGTCTGTTGTGATTATCTTGATTGAACTGTCTAATGCATCATCTGATGATATTAAGGGCTACAAGCTCTGGTATTGCAAAAGTAGAGAAGAGACACACACAAAAGATCCCATTTGTGTATTTCCAAAAGCTCAGAGAAGGATTATGATCTCCAATCTGCAGCCCTGCACGGAATATACCTTTCGGATAATTTCATATACAGATGCTGGGGACTTGGGTCACTCTGAGGCCAAGTGTTTCACCAACAGTGTTGAGATACTTAACAAGAATTCCAATTTAGCAGTTGCCATGAACCGTAAGAAAGAGAATCCCCACATTGGAGGCAGTTCTTCTAGTCCCAAAAGGGAGCTCAATAATACAACAGCAGATGGTTCTTCTGGATTTAAGGTTCGAGACCTTGGAAAGATCCTGCGTCTTGCTTGGGCTCAAGAGCAAGGCTGCCTTGATGGGTTTTGCAGTCCAGAGGTGGAAAAATGCTGTGAAGTAACAAAAGTGATCAAGCCTGAATCTCTTGAAGAAAGGTCACCTTTTGTTTCGCGTGGGCTTGACTTGAATGTTGTTTCAGTGCCAGATTTGAATGAAGAGCTCACCCCTCCATTTGAGTCCTCCAGGGATGAAGATAATGGATGCACTTTGCAGCAGGCGGTTGAGGCAGATGATGACGCTGCTTCTCATGACTTAGAGAAGAATGGTTTCGCCAGATCACATGGAAGTGGCGACTCACAGACGTGGACACATGGGCCAGCTGTGGAAGTCCCAGCTGTTGATTCGCGGGCAGAGTTTTGCAGGAATAGGGCTGCAAACTCTAATGAAGAGACACATGATTGTGACAGCACTTTGATAAATGGGTCTCCATTCCGAAACCCCAATGGTTCATGTTGCTTAGATGAGAGCTTTGAGTACTGTGTGAAGATAATCCGACTGCTGGAATGCAGAGGTCACATTAAACAGGAATTTAGATTGAAATTGTTAACATGGTTTAGCTTGAGATCAACAGAACAAGAACGTAGGGTGGTCAACACATTCATTCAAACACTGATGGATGATCCGAGTAGCTTAGCAGGCCAGTTGGTTGACACCTTTTCAGATGTTATATACAACAAGAGGCAACGAAACGGATTCTGTA GCATTTTTTCTTAG
- the LOC115973186 gene encoding uncharacterized protein LOC115973186: protein MATDANNKVLPLTFAVVDKESGPSWGWFLERLRNSLGDVIADKDICVISDRHKGIQNAIANWPRDDDGRLRVVHRYCLRHVTSNFNTYFQDATLKSLALKAGYATQEAKFELYMQPIKEAEIEALRKKRRTKRQESEPDSSIMPYTYLMKKNLDMWTQLHDGGYCYGAMTTNVSECFNGVLKGARGLPIVAMVEFTWSKLVAYFHDRHKEITHDLSKGKWQMRKIPCSHAIKALQHLGQDATTYIDPCYSLKNFIRTYSHAFVVPKSESLWRDVDGPKWVPDPNLLRGKGRLVASRIRNEMDGVRREPGSWRPDSDLREIQQK, encoded by the exons ATGGCCACCGATGCCAACAACAAGGTTTTGCCTCTCACCTTTGCCGTCGTGGACAAAGAGTCAGGGCctagttgggggtggtttttaGAACGCCTCAGGAATTCACTGGGGGATGTGATAGCAGATAAGGACATCTGCGTAATTTCTGACCGACATAAGGGTATTCAAAATGCAATTGCAAACTGGCCTAGAGATGATGATGGACGACTACGAGTAGTTCACagatattgccttcgacatgttACTAGCAACTTCAACACATATTTTCAGGACGCCACTTTAAAGTCATTGGCCTTGAAAGCGGGGTATGCAACTCAAGAAGCTAAATTTGAGTTGTACATGCAACCTATCAAGGAAGCTGAGATCGAGGCCCTTAGGAAGAAACGGAGAACCAAGCGGCAGGAAAGTGAACCCGACTCATCCATCATGCCATACACATATCTAATGAAAAAGAATCTAGACATGTGGACCCAGCTACATGATGGTGGATATTGTTATGGGGCTATGACAACCAATGTCTCAGAGTGCTTCAATGGAGTACTCAAAGGTGCCCGTGGCCTACCCATTGTTGCAATGGTTGAATTCACTTGGAGCaaacttgttgcatatttcCATGATCGACATAAAGAAATTACTCATGATCTCTCAAAGGGCAAG TGGCAAATGAGAaagatcccttgttcacatgcaattaaagCTCTTCAGCACTTGGGGCAAGATGCGACTACATATATTGACCCATGTTATAGTTTGAAGAATTTCATTCGCACCTACTCACATGCATTTGTGGTGCCAAAGTCAGAGTCATTGTGGAGGGATGTGGATGGTCCAAAGTGGGTGCCTGACCCAAACCTGTTGCGGGGCAAAGGTCGACTTGTGGCGTCTAGGATACGGAATGAGATGGATGGGGTCCGGCGAGAACCGGGAAGCTGGAGGCCAGATTCTGACTTGAGGGAGATTCAACAAAAGTAG